In Rhizobiales bacterium NRL2, a genomic segment contains:
- a CDS encoding cytochrome C biogenesis protein, translating into MTELLAQFQALPTISLAAFALVAAAGLLMGVAPSSLPLVSVVVGSVAGRGTAEAKPASRQGLVFAGGFVLGIATIDAVMGGLFGLIGDAVIRALAGSLVITNSVLAAILVVMGLALLRVIYVPWLRLQARPREVTSFGGAYALGIPFGLSTCPACTPMVLPVLGAAAATGEAWVGAALLFTFGIARGVPLLIAGAATGAAMRLHRAALWAPRIERAGGVLLLLAALYFLYEGAAAAGAVPPLAFLLAEMT; encoded by the coding sequence ATGACGGAGCTCCTCGCGCAGTTTCAGGCACTTCCGACGATCTCGCTAGCGGCGTTCGCCCTGGTGGCCGCGGCCGGCTTGCTCATGGGCGTGGCCCCGAGCTCGCTGCCGCTGGTTTCGGTGGTCGTCGGCTCCGTCGCCGGCCGCGGAACCGCGGAGGCCAAGCCGGCGAGTCGCCAGGGTCTCGTGTTCGCTGGTGGGTTCGTGCTCGGCATCGCCACAATCGACGCCGTCATGGGCGGGCTATTCGGACTCATTGGCGACGCGGTCATTCGGGCGCTCGCCGGCTCGCTTGTCATCACCAACTCAGTGCTGGCGGCGATACTCGTGGTAATGGGCCTCGCGCTCCTGCGGGTGATCTATGTGCCATGGCTGCGGCTGCAGGCGCGGCCGCGCGAGGTGACCTCGTTCGGCGGGGCCTATGCGCTGGGCATCCCGTTTGGGCTCTCCACCTGCCCCGCCTGCACACCGATGGTGCTGCCCGTCCTCGGCGCCGCCGCGGCAACCGGCGAGGCCTGGGTCGGCGCGGCGCTCCTGTTCACCTTCGGCATCGCGCGCGGCGTGCCGCTGCTGATCGCCGGGGCGGCGACCGGGGCAGCGATGCGCCTGCATCGCGCGGCGCTCTGGGCGCCCCGCATCGAGCGCGCCGGCGGTGTGCTGCTTCTGCTGGCGGCCCTTTACTTCCTCTACGAGGGCGCGGCGGCCGCCGGTGCGGTGCCGCCGCTGGCGTTCCTCCTCGCCGAAATGACGTAG
- a CDS encoding copper-translocating P-type ATPase: MAEAVAQQAQDRGVESLQLKIGGMSCSFCTNAIERGLGREKGIEEVHVSLAHEEALVRFRSDETDETRIKDTLRALGFIVRDPRKVGAFDEQLDLRRRERNDLISAASLALVLFGAMVAMWLDLWRMQDWHAWTAWAFATYVFAWNGRRIVRMAWGAAWRGITNQHVLLSVGAIGAYIGGLLGAPLPFLGWYGFVGFPPVDFFGVVVFLTTYHLLSGYVSLVVRTKASESVRRLLEMQPPTARVVRDGREEDVAIDEIVVDDLVRVRPGDRIPVDGTVEDGTSAVDQSIVTGEPIPEEKKQGDEVIGGSVNQTGTLLVRVTRTGDDSFLRQIARHVEEAKAMKPGIIVLVDRVLLFYVPAVLGISAAALLFWGFAPLAWGNAMQWVTAIYAAVTVLVMGYPCALGMATPLALIRGGGMAAERGILMRSGEAFQILKDITHVVLDKTGTITEGKPRLVAVEAVGELGRDEVLRLAAATEAVSEHPLARAIVDAADELGLDLPDAHDFQATAGQGVEATVEGHTILVGTPRFLRARDIDVAPAEERLDRHEAQAHTAVLVGIDGTVAGVIAIADAVKPDAGDAIAELKRRAIVPVMLTGDNQRTARAVAGQVGIEEVHAQIVPQDKAARVRTLQEQGAQVAMVGDGINDAPALMQAHVGIAIGAGTDIAIESSDIVLIGERLGAVPEAITIGGMSYRKTVQNLWLAFFFNGVGVPLAATGVVHPSWAMAAMAASVTLVLANSFGGRVFTRSKAQTDHVPERPSSGPPKEAGLAQADGALTLSVPSIHCQGCVETIEANLRLEPGIGRIEGDVRSKTLRVTYNDSDTSPDTIEAAVTRLGHRVEKRSA; the protein is encoded by the coding sequence ATGGCTGAAGCCGTCGCGCAACAGGCACAGGACCGGGGCGTCGAAAGCCTGCAACTCAAGATCGGGGGCATGAGCTGCTCGTTCTGCACGAACGCGATCGAGCGTGGGCTCGGCCGCGAGAAGGGCATCGAGGAGGTGCATGTCTCCCTCGCCCACGAAGAGGCCCTGGTGCGATTCCGGTCGGACGAGACCGACGAGACGCGGATCAAGGACACGTTGCGCGCCCTCGGCTTCATCGTCCGCGACCCGCGCAAGGTCGGCGCCTTCGACGAGCAGCTCGACCTCAGGCGCAGGGAGCGCAACGACCTGATCTCGGCGGCGAGCCTCGCCCTCGTCCTGTTCGGGGCGATGGTCGCCATGTGGCTCGACCTCTGGCGGATGCAGGACTGGCACGCCTGGACGGCGTGGGCGTTCGCCACTTACGTCTTCGCCTGGAACGGCCGGCGCATCGTCCGCATGGCCTGGGGCGCCGCGTGGCGCGGCATCACCAACCAGCACGTGCTGCTCTCGGTGGGCGCTATCGGCGCCTATATCGGCGGCCTCCTCGGGGCGCCGCTGCCGTTCCTCGGCTGGTACGGCTTCGTCGGCTTCCCGCCCGTCGACTTCTTCGGCGTGGTGGTGTTCCTGACCACCTATCACCTGCTGTCGGGCTACGTCTCGCTCGTGGTGCGCACCAAGGCGTCGGAAAGCGTGCGTCGGCTCCTGGAGATGCAGCCGCCGACCGCCCGGGTGGTCCGCGACGGCCGGGAAGAGGATGTCGCGATCGATGAGATCGTCGTCGACGATCTCGTGCGCGTGCGTCCGGGCGACCGGATCCCGGTGGACGGCACGGTGGAGGACGGAACCTCCGCGGTCGACCAGTCGATCGTCACGGGCGAGCCGATCCCCGAGGAGAAGAAACAGGGCGACGAGGTGATCGGCGGCAGCGTCAATCAAACCGGCACCCTGCTCGTTCGCGTCACGCGCACCGGCGACGACAGCTTCCTGCGCCAGATCGCGCGCCACGTGGAGGAGGCCAAGGCGATGAAGCCCGGCATCATCGTGCTGGTCGACCGGGTGCTGCTCTTCTACGTGCCGGCGGTGCTCGGAATCTCGGCGGCGGCACTGCTGTTCTGGGGTTTCGCGCCGCTGGCCTGGGGCAATGCGATGCAATGGGTCACGGCGATCTACGCCGCGGTCACGGTGCTCGTGATGGGCTATCCCTGCGCGCTGGGCATGGCGACGCCGCTGGCGCTGATCCGCGGCGGCGGCATGGCGGCCGAGCGCGGCATCCTGATGCGCTCGGGCGAGGCCTTCCAGATCCTCAAGGACATCACCCACGTCGTGCTCGACAAGACCGGCACGATCACCGAGGGCAAGCCGCGGCTCGTCGCCGTGGAGGCAGTCGGCGAGCTGGGGCGCGACGAAGTCCTGCGCCTGGCCGCCGCCACCGAGGCGGTCTCGGAGCACCCGCTCGCCCGCGCCATTGTCGATGCGGCCGACGAGCTGGGGCTCGACCTGCCGGACGCGCACGACTTCCAGGCGACTGCCGGACAGGGCGTCGAAGCGACCGTCGAAGGACACACGATCCTGGTCGGCACGCCCCGCTTCCTGCGCGCGCGCGATATCGACGTCGCGCCGGCCGAGGAACGGCTCGACCGGCACGAGGCGCAGGCGCATACGGCTGTGCTCGTCGGCATCGACGGGACGGTCGCCGGCGTGATCGCCATCGCCGACGCGGTCAAGCCGGACGCCGGGGACGCGATCGCGGAGCTCAAGCGTCGGGCTATCGTGCCGGTGATGCTGACCGGCGACAACCAACGCACTGCCCGGGCCGTCGCCGGTCAGGTCGGTATCGAAGAGGTCCATGCCCAGATCGTGCCGCAGGACAAGGCGGCACGGGTCCGCACGCTCCAGGAGCAGGGCGCACAGGTCGCCATGGTCGGCGACGGCATCAACGACGCGCCGGCCCTGATGCAGGCGCATGTCGGCATCGCCATCGGCGCGGGCACCGACATCGCGATCGAGTCCTCCGACATCGTGCTGATCGGCGAGCGCCTCGGCGCCGTGCCCGAGGCGATCACGATCGGCGGTATGAGCTATCGCAAAACGGTGCAGAACCTTTGGCTCGCGTTCTTCTTCAACGGCGTCGGCGTGCCGCTCGCGGCCACCGGGGTCGTGCACCCCTCCTGGGCCATGGCCGCCATGGCGGCCAGCGTCACCCTCGTGCTCGCCAACTCGTTCGGCGGTCGGGTGTTCACGCGCAGCAAGGCGCAGACCGATCATGTGCCGGAACGCCCGAGCTCGGGCCCACCGAAGGAAGCTGGTTTAGCCCAGGCCGATGGGGCGCTCACCCTTTCTGTGCCGAGCATCCACTGCCAGGGCTGCGTCGAGACCATCGAGGCCAACCTGCGGCTCGAGCCGGGGATCGGTCGTATCGAGGGGGACGTGAGATCAAAGACGCTCCGCGTCACCTACAACGACTCCGACACCTCCCCGGACACGATCGAGGCCGCCGTCACAAGGCTGGGGCACAGGGTGGAGAAGCGGTCCGCTTGA
- a CDS encoding MFS transporter has product MPAREQSGRFVRIATAGAFFQGGAAAVDTGTIMASLVHGLTGSSVAVGAAAAIARYGWLFPQLFVAWFAQARRRRMPFYALGAFGRVACLIGVAGIVVMAGPNPASILIVVFFVLWTLYAFVGGILAVPYNDIVARSIPSARRSRLLALRFFAGGLLALGVAAVAGRAIDALAFPAGHAVVLLTGAGLLLVSAISFVSAGEPLAPEPKQTTGFGPFLREGLDVFRQDRRFRLFVGVRWLDGTVMMALPFYVVAATQAGVTAAEVATLLGAQTAGALLSNPLWGWWGDRLGKRRLLGVTAVLAIAAPLLTVLWMSVVPPGGIPALPAFAAIFLVLGAVNNGGNIAHLGYLWEISPDDRRPAYSGYFNALVAPAALSPLAGAAVVEAIGLSAVFVAGVMAAVGQVIAVHRLRHVEEGMVGRCS; this is encoded by the coding sequence ATGCCGGCCCGTGAGCAATCCGGCCGCTTCGTGCGCATCGCCACCGCCGGCGCCTTCTTCCAGGGCGGCGCCGCGGCGGTCGATACCGGCACGATCATGGCAAGCCTCGTCCACGGCCTCACCGGCAGCTCCGTCGCGGTCGGCGCGGCCGCCGCGATCGCCCGCTACGGCTGGCTGTTCCCGCAGTTGTTCGTCGCCTGGTTCGCTCAGGCCCGGCGGCGGCGCATGCCGTTCTACGCCCTGGGGGCGTTCGGCCGGGTCGCCTGCCTGATCGGCGTTGCCGGGATCGTCGTTATGGCCGGTCCCAACCCGGCGTCCATCTTGATCGTCGTCTTCTTCGTACTCTGGACGCTCTACGCCTTCGTCGGCGGTATCCTCGCGGTCCCCTACAACGACATCGTCGCCCGTTCGATTCCCTCCGCCCGGCGCAGCCGTCTCCTGGCGCTGCGGTTCTTCGCGGGCGGACTGCTGGCGCTCGGCGTCGCCGCCGTCGCCGGCCGGGCGATCGACGCGCTGGCGTTTCCCGCCGGGCATGCGGTGGTTCTGCTGACCGGGGCCGGACTGCTGCTGGTCTCGGCGATCTCCTTCGTCTCCGCCGGCGAGCCGTTGGCGCCTGAGCCGAAGCAAACGACCGGCTTCGGGCCCTTCCTCCGGGAGGGGTTGGACGTGTTCCGGCAGGATCGGCGCTTTCGCCTGTTCGTGGGCGTGCGCTGGCTCGACGGCACCGTCATGATGGCGCTGCCCTTCTACGTGGTGGCAGCGACGCAGGCCGGGGTCACCGCGGCGGAGGTCGCGACGCTGCTCGGCGCGCAGACGGCGGGCGCGCTCCTGTCCAACCCGCTCTGGGGCTGGTGGGGCGACCGGCTCGGCAAGCGGCGGCTGCTCGGCGTCACGGCGGTGCTCGCGATCGCCGCCCCCCTGCTCACGGTCCTCTGGATGAGCGTGGTGCCGCCGGGCGGAATCCCCGCCCTTCCCGCCTTCGCGGCGATCTTCCTGGTCCTCGGCGCGGTAAACAACGGCGGTAACATCGCCCATCTGGGATATCTCTGGGAGATCTCGCCGGACGACCGGCGGCCGGCCTACAGCGGCTACTTCAACGCGCTGGTGGCGCCGGCGGCGCTGTCGCCGCTCGCCGGTGCGGCGGTGGTCGAGGCAATCGGGCTGTCTGCGGTCTTCGTGGCGGGTGTCATGGCCGCCGTCGGCCAGGTCATCGCCGTCCATCGCCTTCGACATGTCGAAGAGGGCATGGTGGGCCGATGTTCCTGA
- a CDS encoding heavy metal-responsive transcriptional regulator produces the protein MNGMTISRAAQAAGVGVETVRFYERKDLIEQPPKPAASGFRSYPEETIERIRFIRQAQELGFSLREVRELLELRADPGADAADVRARATAKLDDVNEKMRQLQRIGQALEALIASCPGHGELGCCSIMEALEGHEKADVGATQAVDTKPRSG, from the coding sequence ATGAATGGCATGACCATCAGCAGGGCCGCGCAGGCGGCCGGCGTTGGCGTGGAGACGGTCCGCTTCTACGAGCGCAAGGACCTGATCGAGCAGCCGCCGAAGCCCGCCGCCTCGGGATTTCGGAGCTATCCCGAGGAGACCATCGAGCGCATCCGGTTCATCCGGCAGGCGCAAGAGCTGGGCTTCTCGTTGCGCGAGGTTCGGGAGCTTCTGGAGCTGCGTGCCGATCCCGGGGCGGATGCAGCCGACGTCAGGGCTCGGGCTACGGCGAAGCTCGACGATGTGAACGAGAAAATGCGCCAGCTCCAGCGCATCGGACAGGCCTTGGAGGCACTGATCGCGTCTTGTCCCGGCCACGGCGAGCTCGGCTGCTGCTCGATCATGGAAGCCCTTGAAGGCCACGAAAAGGCGGACGTCGGGGCCACGCAAGCCGTTGATACAAAGCCAAGATCAGGATGA
- a CDS encoding mercury(II) reductase, with translation MTLMTDDCCTTGQTGRRGTYDLAVIGAGSAGFSAAITAAELGVRVALIGHGTIGGTCVNVGCVPSKTLIRAAETLHQARTAARFSGIEARVGLIDWSATVAQKDELVGALRQAKYTDLLAAYEGITYVEGRARLATDGVLVEGKPLRAGKVVITTGARPALPSIPGIEEVSYLTSTTALEIEKLPRSLLIVGGGYIGCELAQLFARAGVAVTIACRRGLLPEAEPEIGAALTEYFEIEGIRVRSGLEYRQIRETEAGVVLNALEDSGEVRLEAERVLIASGRRPNTEEMGLAEAGVVLLPNGGIEVDDRLRTTKADIYAAGDVTGRDQFVYMAAYGARIAAENALNGDSRRYDNAAMPAVVFTDPQVASVGLTEAAAGQAGHRVKTSLLSLDQVPRALAARDTRGLIKLVAEEETDRLLGAHILAPEGADSIQTAVLAIKQGLTVAELAETIFPYLTTVEGLKLAAQTFTRDVAKLSCCAG, from the coding sequence ATGACCCTGATGACCGACGACTGCTGCACCACCGGCCAGACCGGACGCCGCGGCACCTATGATCTCGCCGTGATCGGAGCGGGCTCGGCCGGCTTCTCGGCCGCGATCACGGCCGCCGAGCTGGGCGTACGGGTGGCGCTGATCGGCCACGGCACGATCGGCGGCACCTGCGTCAACGTCGGCTGCGTGCCGTCCAAGACCCTGATCCGGGCGGCGGAGACACTGCACCAGGCGCGCACGGCCGCGCGCTTCTCCGGCATCGAGGCCCGCGTCGGGCTTATCGACTGGTCCGCTACCGTCGCGCAGAAGGACGAGCTGGTGGGCGCGCTGCGTCAGGCGAAGTACACGGATCTGCTCGCGGCGTACGAAGGGATCACCTACGTCGAAGGACGGGCGCGGCTCGCCACTGACGGCGTCCTGGTCGAGGGAAAGCCGCTGCGGGCCGGCAAGGTGGTGATCACCACCGGGGCACGCCCTGCCCTGCCGTCGATCCCTGGCATAGAGGAAGTGTCCTACCTCACCAGCACCACGGCACTCGAGATCGAGAAGTTGCCGCGGTCCTTACTCATCGTCGGCGGCGGTTATATTGGCTGCGAACTGGCACAGCTCTTCGCGCGCGCCGGCGTCGCGGTGACGATCGCCTGCCGCCGCGGCCTGCTGCCGGAGGCCGAGCCGGAGATCGGTGCCGCGCTGACGGAATACTTCGAGATCGAAGGTATCAGGGTGAGAAGCGGCCTCGAATATCGCCAGATCCGCGAGACAGAGGCCGGCGTGGTCCTGAACGCGCTCGAGGACAGTGGCGAGGTGCGCCTCGAAGCCGAGCGGGTCCTGATCGCCAGTGGCCGGCGGCCCAATACGGAGGAGATGGGCCTCGCCGAGGCAGGCGTTGTCCTGTTACCGAACGGCGGCATCGAGGTCGACGACCGCCTGCGCACGACGAAGGCCGACATCTACGCCGCCGGCGACGTCACCGGCCGCGACCAGTTCGTCTACATGGCCGCCTACGGTGCCCGGATCGCGGCGGAGAACGCGCTCAACGGCGACAGCCGGCGCTACGACAACGCGGCGATGCCGGCTGTGGTGTTCACCGATCCCCAGGTCGCCAGCGTCGGCCTGACCGAGGCCGCGGCGGGCCAGGCCGGCCACCGGGTCAAGACCTCTCTCCTGTCGCTCGACCAGGTGCCGCGCGCGTTGGCAGCGCGCGACACGCGCGGCCTGATCAAGCTCGTGGCGGAGGAGGAGACGGACCGGCTGCTCGGCGCGCACATTCTCGCGCCCGAAGGCGCCGACAGCATCCAGACGGCCGTTCTCGCCATCAAGCAGGGGCTCACGGTTGCCGAGCTCGCGGAGACGATCTTCCCCTATCTCACCACCGTCGAGGGCCTGAAGCTCGCCGCCCAGACGTTCACGCGCGATGTCGCGAAGCTTTCCTGCTGCGCGGGGTAA
- a CDS encoding gamma-glutamylcyclotransferase — translation MFLTLKRTLRRGIARSWWLSRLWYRRFGLRVEGRPADEVWYFAFGANMHDSAFRVRRRMRPLEWRPGRIRDYRLRFNLEGRPKGKAAPANVEPSPGAEVWGVLYKITRRDLIWLDSTEGVPGPRYRQIRIEAEDREGNHMPCVTYIAEGKETDGNPSLRYITLLREGARAHDLPEHWVRFLDNVEHAE, via the coding sequence ATGTTCCTGACCCTGAAACGCACGCTCCGGCGCGGCATCGCCCGGTCTTGGTGGCTGTCCAGGCTCTGGTATCGCCGCTTCGGCCTCCGGGTAGAGGGACGGCCGGCGGATGAGGTGTGGTACTTCGCCTTCGGCGCCAACATGCACGACAGCGCGTTCCGCGTGCGCCGCCGCATGCGCCCCCTCGAATGGCGTCCCGGACGGATCAGGGACTACCGCCTGCGCTTCAATCTCGAGGGGCGCCCGAAGGGCAAGGCCGCGCCGGCGAACGTCGAGCCCTCACCAGGCGCCGAGGTCTGGGGCGTGCTCTACAAGATCACCCGCCGCGACCTGATCTGGCTCGACAGCACCGAAGGAGTTCCCGGCCCGCGCTACCGCCAGATCCGGATCGAGGCGGAGGACAGGGAAGGGAACCATATGCCCTGTGTCACCTATATCGCAGAGGGCAAGGAGACGGATGGCAACCCGTCGCTGCGCTACATCACGCTGCTCCGCGAGGGGGCCCGTGCCCATGACCTGCCAGAGCACTGGGTACGGTTCCTCGACAATGTGGAGCACGCTGAGTGA
- a CDS encoding cation transporter, with translation MDTTTFRIDGMHCDGCADRIRTLLGKEPGVREARVSFAEGSAAVRFNPHTVSEARLREIIETGGFHVVETTA, from the coding sequence ATGGACACGACGACCTTCAGGATCGACGGCATGCACTGCGACGGTTGTGCCGATCGCATCCGCACGCTTCTGGGCAAGGAGCCCGGTGTCCGCGAGGCGCGCGTTTCCTTCGCGGAAGGATCGGCGGCAGTCCGCTTTAACCCGCACACGGTGAGCGAGGCTCGGCTTCGCGAGATCATCGAGACGGGCGGCTTCCATGTGGTCGAGACGACGGCGTGA
- a CDS encoding pyridine nucleotide-disulfide oxidoreductase, translating into MTQRFDLVVIGTGTAASGVASRCRNAGWSVAIVDERPFGGTCALRGCDPKKVLRRAAEVVDAARLMNGHGIAGPAPTVDWPALMAFKRSFTDPVPEAREKAFADKGIATFNGTAQFIGENTISVGEDRLEARYIVIASGAKPVPLSMPGAEHVITSDDFLELAALPKRVLLIGGGYVSFEFAHIAARAGAEVVMLDRGERPLKAFDPDLVEMLVERTRALGITFRAKAEVTAIEQANGGLGVIARIDRAEERFETALVVHGAGRAAAISALALDKANVKGNGKGVEVNEYLQSITNPVVYAAGDAAATAGPPLTPVASVEAKAVAANLLEGNHATPDYTGVPSAVFTVPELVRVGLTEADAAAQGFDFECKFSDMRDWFSVRRVGETHAAAKVLVENGSGRILGVHILGPEASETINLFGLAMRTGLKADDLKGLVSAYPSAGSDIGSLI; encoded by the coding sequence ATGACCCAACGCTTCGACCTCGTGGTAATCGGCACCGGCACCGCCGCGAGCGGCGTGGCGAGCCGCTGTCGCAATGCTGGCTGGTCGGTGGCCATCGTCGACGAACGCCCCTTCGGCGGGACCTGCGCGTTGCGCGGCTGCGATCCCAAGAAGGTGCTGCGGCGGGCGGCCGAGGTGGTGGATGCCGCGCGGCTCATGAACGGACACGGCATCGCTGGTCCCGCCCCCACGGTGGATTGGCCCGCCCTCATGGCCTTCAAGCGGAGCTTCACCGATCCGGTCCCCGAGGCGCGGGAGAAGGCCTTCGCGGACAAGGGCATTGCCACCTTCAACGGCACGGCGCAGTTTATTGGCGAAAACACGATTTCCGTCGGCGAGGACCGGCTCGAAGCCCGATACATCGTGATCGCAAGCGGGGCGAAGCCGGTGCCGCTCTCCATGCCCGGCGCGGAGCACGTCATCACTAGCGACGACTTCCTCGAGCTGGCGGCTCTGCCGAAGCGCGTGCTTCTGATCGGCGGCGGGTACGTCTCCTTCGAGTTCGCCCATATCGCCGCACGCGCTGGTGCCGAGGTGGTCATGCTCGACCGGGGCGAACGGCCGCTTAAGGCGTTCGATCCCGACCTCGTCGAAATGCTGGTCGAGCGCACGCGGGCCCTCGGCATCACCTTCCGCGCCAAGGCCGAAGTGACGGCGATCGAGCAGGCGAACGGCGGGCTTGGCGTCATTGCCAGGATCGACAGGGCCGAAGAGCGGTTCGAGACGGCCCTCGTCGTGCACGGCGCCGGCCGGGCCGCGGCGATCAGCGCGCTGGCGCTCGACAAGGCGAACGTCAAAGGCAACGGTAAAGGCGTCGAGGTCAATGAGTATCTGCAGAGCATCACGAACCCGGTGGTCTATGCCGCCGGCGATGCCGCGGCGACGGCCGGGCCGCCGCTTACGCCGGTTGCCAGCGTGGAGGCCAAGGCGGTGGCCGCGAACCTGCTGGAAGGGAACCACGCCACGCCCGACTACACCGGTGTGCCGAGCGCCGTGTTCACCGTTCCCGAGTTGGTGCGCGTCGGCCTGACCGAAGCCGACGCAGCGGCACAGGGCTTCGACTTCGAATGCAAATTCTCGGACATGCGGGACTGGTTCTCCGTCCGCCGCGTCGGAGAAACCCACGCCGCGGCCAAGGTGCTGGTCGAAAACGGGTCCGGACGGATCCTTGGCGTGCACATCCTCGGGCCGGAAGCGAGCGAGACCATCAACCTCTTCGGCCTCGCCATGCGCACCGGTCTGAAGGCGGATGACCTCAAGGGCCTGGTCAGCGCCTATCCGTCGGCGGGGTCGGATATCGGCTCTCTGATCTGA